TTCACTCAGTGCGTCGAAATGAAATGGTTGATTTTGTAGACACCTTTGCAACTGTGTCACCTTTCCTTACTACCTGGACTGACTAGGATGTTATACAGATGCTTTGATCACTGACCATAGCAATTATGACTCGTTTATTCGCTGTTTGAAATTACCTTTACTAAAAAAACTTGTTTGTAACTATAAAAACGCAAAACTATTGTTTGGAAAAGACACAAGAGTGCCTTACGAAAAGTAAATAtagattaacaaatatatataaagatagaaatatatatatatatatatatatatatatatatatatatatatatatattattatatatatatatatatatatatatatatatatatatttatgaatgtatatgtgtatatatatatatatacatacattatatatatatatatatatatatatatatatatatataataatttaatgaagAATGATGCAAATATATAGATACTCAACTCAAGTAATCAGGATAATTACCAAAGCTCTTCGAGGGGAATTCTGCAGAAGATATGGAGGGATATACACTCGCGAATGAAGGGCGGGCAGGGACAGAGAAAGTGATGAAGGGGAGATAATAATATTCCtaatgaaagagagaggagtTTAAAGTGGGTAAAGGCTTTGGAAGGGTAAAGGTTAATAATGTTCGGTATTTCATTAAAGAGCGAGTGCAAGCAGCGACGCCTTTCGTTTTATTCTCCAGGGTCAGACATTCACATTtcaatctatttatttacatttatttatttggtggTGTCCGATGCTTTTGAGGATTCCTGTGGAGACAGAtcaaaatgttgtttaatatcgtACGAGAGGTCTGTAgatgaaaaaaataggaaataaatgcTAACGCAGACTTACTTAAAACTAtgtgaaatttgatttttattctaaCAAATAACGCCTACTTAGTTAGAAATGCTTTTAATATAATGTTTTGAATGTCTTGAAAAGGCCTAAAATTCTAAAGTGGGACtttgtttaatattcttaaaaatgattcattttccttgtatcccgaatatgttttaatttttcggcAGGACTCAGCTTGAGGGGCAGACTTCTCAGCCTGCACTGGGCAAAATTTAGATTTGTAGCAGACTATTTCAGACTTTTTCAGACCACAGAGTTTTTCAGCCAGTACAGAAGTCACCGAGGAACAACTCTTTGTAGTCTTAGATTTAAAATCTAGAGTGTTACTCTTGAATTACCTATTCTGCCTTACCTCTTTGTTTCCCTAATTATTTTAACCGTCCTTTTTTTACCTTCTGGACTCTTTGTCTAAGATGGGATTCTTATAGGCTACATCCtattattttaacagttttcaagGATAAGATTATCGTTTCCACCAAGGATTGGCGAAGAACTTCAAGGCAACTGACGTGTGTGGTGTTTGCTTGCTGGAGAGTAAAGATTCTCAGATTACGAGAGACAATACTTAGTAttgtctctcattttcctttccgcGGTATCAATTGTTTATTCTTACATATTCGTGAAGGTCACGAAGACGCATGTGGGTCTTGGATAatggtaattttagttttctgtaaaggaaactgttgagatgagtctgctgtccgtccgcattctttcctgtccgccctcagatcttaaagactactgaggctgggAGGGCTGCAAatcgtgttgatcatccacctccattCATTacataccaaatttgcagcccctctagcctcagtagtttattttatttatagggtTAAAGTTATcttgatcgtgcgtttggcaacgcttTAGGCAGGCCAACACTGGCCCACGGCTGGAAAGTTtccaggccgcggctcatacagcattatactgaaaccacagaaagacagatctattttcggtggcttgtttatctgctgtacagaaatctgattgcggaagaaacttcggcgcatttttacttgttttttgtatacacatacatacatgcatatatatatatatatatatatatatatatatatatatatatatatatatatatatatatatatatatatgtttgtatggtaTAGATGCTCTGGACTGAATAGGAATTCAAGCAAAAAGACCAaatgacagaagagagagaaagagaggagagagagaaaaactcattTCCACGTCTAACCccatgaaaggaaaatgataccACAAACACGTTGGATGATGACGATGTGGGGCAAATTAGGTTACATCTGGTTTTGGAAAGCTGCCCAATACAGtactaaaaaatatttatcatggtCAGTCCATTGGTATAAGTTACATAACCTCAGTTTtcctagaccactgagctgattaacagctctcctagggctggacccggaaggattagacttatttacgtagctaagaaccaatcggttacttagcaacgggacttgcGACATTATTGtggaaccgaaccacattatatagcgagaaatgaatttctatcaccagaaataaattctctaattcttcattgtccggccggagactcgaactcgggcctagcgagtactagcccacaactctaccgactcgcccaaggaagaacTGTCCATTGGTATAGGCTACCAGTTTGTCGTACCAGCAAAAACCGTCTATAGGAACAGAGATTCACGGTCcacaattaataaaagaaaaagtaaaaaatacggcgaagtttcttcggcgcaatcgagtgtctgtacagcgtataatcaaggccaccgaaaatagaactatctttcggtggtctcgatataatgtcACAAaggagacgcggcccatgaaactttaacttacgacccggtggtggcctatcatatatcgttgctagaagcacgattatggtaactttagcctaaaaataaaatagaaaatcattgaggctagaggctggaatttgcatgtttgatgattgagtgatggatgatcaacataccaatttgcagccctgacCTGTAGCCatacatctgagggcggacagaaaaagtgtagacagaaaaagtgcggacagaataaagtgcggacggacagacagttggcacaatagttttctttacaaaaactaaaagtaagctgagaaatttctctttcaaaataaGTGTGAATATTGTAGTACATGAAGCGAATGTGTCACTTTCTGTAAAGGGAATATCACGCAAAACTTTTCAGTCCCGGAATCGAATAAAAGAGGAAGGAAGTCTTGCTCTGAATTATAGTTTGAGAAACttttcaacaaaaagaaaagaagaaaaacgatcATAGAAAGGGCGGCAATATACATGATTCACTAAACTCAGGTGCTCCGATGAGGAATTAGAAGGAATTTGAAAAATTGGTGTAGCAAACTCAAAATTtcgtattttatacataaaatggcAGAGTCAAACTTAATTTTTATGAGCTTACAATCTTCTACGAACAATGTAGCACAATGCTTACcggatgaaatggaaattgtagAACCAGAGGATACCAAAGATATTGGAAAATCTCAACGGGTGGAAGACACTACAGACTCCTTAACATCTAAGATAATTATCAAGGAAAATTTTACAGTTTCAGGACAGTCCTTGAATGGAAGAAGCCGGTTGGAGTTAATCCAGGACATGGCGTTGCTGTTTACAAATGGCGTTTACGAAGTAGCCGTTGCTGAAGAAGATTGTTTACACGAGCTAATGCGCTTGCGTATATATAAAGGTCCTCTGGTGCTTGCTTGCTACAGCACTTCCCAGCAAGCGCCTGCAGTAGCTACATCTACGCCAACATGAAACTGGTGAGTAGTTTCGTTTCATAGgttttcagagaaaaatatttattttatatttccttgtgaGGAGTATAATCAATTAGGTTTAAGAAATATACAACCCTTTTTAGgtgtttaattttgatattacGCTTTGTATTGAACAATAATTCTCGAATATTCTTCACTTGCACTTTTTCAATTCTGCAAGGTCCGGCAATAAGGGGTAATtggtttttctatatatatattcaagaactctcaaaaaggcacatgttaaaaatatttaatgacaaTGCTCGCTGACTATGACAAATCAACGATTAAGTTtaaggaaaactgtaaaaatttactttttagtttcttAGCCTTCAGTTACTTATTAAGGAAACTTTGCAAAAAGAATTCAACCGACGATACCTGGAGATGATAAATTTTGACCTCTGGCAATTTCGGGGTCCCGTTAACTGTCAATTATATTTTTGGAGGTTTAACTATAatttaagaatattaataaaataatgataaaaagatagaAGCAGGAAGAAGTTATGCAGCCATAATTTAACTGTGGGTTGTTTTTCATGAAGGTCAACAGCCATTTGTTTTATACTTGAAAGTTGTCGGCAGAGTCTTATTTTAGAGTCTGGAGCATGTGCAGTTATAATTGACCATCTGTATGTTACAAAATATCTTGATTATTCGTCTCCATTCTTTAACACAAAACTCAGTCTCCTGTGTCCACGGTTGTAGTACCTGTCAACCTAAATGTAACTTTCGCAAGTGTGAACTTTCCACGAATGGTTGATTACAGGTTCCTCCTCATTAATGTCTTCTCGAACCAGACTGAACTCTCCCCAGTGTGAATTTTCCACAAAGATTAATGGCAGGTTCCTCAGTCTCAGTCTCTATCCTCTCGAAAGACAGATCATCTTCGCCTGCCTGGCTGCTGTTGCCTTAGCAGCTCCTCAGTTCCTGGAAGCAGACACGAGTGCCTCCATCGAAAAGGACGAGCGATTCGATTTGGGCGACGGAAACTTCAGGTACGCTTTCGAACTCAGCGACGGGACCGTGGTGGAAGCTTCTGGTACCCCGGGCGAAGAGGGCGGTGTCAACATAGAGGGATCTTACCGGTGAGATTtaagtggttctctctctctctctcttctctctctctctctctctgtcaaaaaatCCTTCGATGTTCTAACTGGTATCATCCTAGTGTGCAGCTTCTTCTTGCTTCCGTCAGTTataactttatttctctctctctctctctctctctctctctctctctctctctcaaaatcctccGATGTTCTAACTGGTATCATTACTGTTCAGTTTCTTTTTGCCTCTGTAATtataactttcctctctctctctctctctctctctctctctctctctctctctcgtttctaagTTCTTTCCATTACAGTCATTCAAACACGAGTACAGGGATTTGTTCAACAAAATTTCACAACCTGTTTGGGTACGTTTTGAAAAGCTGCAGAAACTGGTAAAAGTTAAGTAAAAATTTCCACCCGATTCTCCCGAACACAGGTACGTTCATCCTGACGGAGATGTAGTCGAGATCACGTACGTGGCGGACGAGAGAGGCTTCAGGCCAGTAGGGGACGtcatccccaccccccacccactCCCCGCCCACGCCATCGAGCAGATCCGCTTCGCCGAGGAGCGCAGAGCCCTTGGGGAAACTTTTGAATGAGGCGTCTTGTTTTTGTTCTCGCCCTTCTGAAGACTTGGACTTCTGGAGTGAAAATCCTTCGATGCAGTGGCCGGTATCATTCGCGTCTTCGAcagttataaatttctttttgtgcttcttctctctctctctctctcactacatccCTAAAAATCCTCCGACGCTGTAACTGGTATCATTCGTGTTCCGCGATTTCTTGCCTTCATCAGCTGaaaacttcttcttctctctctctctctctctctctctctcgtcatacaTATGAGTTCTGTCTAATTTCGAGATCTACCGACCATTCTGTCTCACCCTCGACGTTCCTTGGACAGCTTCACCTTTCTTTAGTTATTAATAATTCAGTATATTCCATTTGAAAAAAGTTGTACAGCGTATGTATGCGATGCTCTCTGATGCTCtgtcaacgtaaaaaaaaattgtttctttgaaaaaaaaacagctctgcaaacgaaaatcataaaattattctgcatagtcataattttattatccCTCTTTAGTTCATAAAAACAAtgattatgatataaataaatgatttggtTATACCATAAAACTAAAACTTCCTGCCCCACCGTCTTGCTGCATGTatgaatatgtctttttttttttgtatcgtgaaaaatatgacatttatgaATCTTGATTGAATTATTGTAGAAGAAAATGTTCATGTAATAAGTCAACTTATTAAACATCAGAGCTTTGGTATAGGAACTCATTCAAGATAAAGAACAACGAAGAGAACGCACCCTAGGTTGTCACAGTGCTCGAAACTACTGATAAATAATAGAAGTCGAAAGCGTGTAGAAAATGttcgaataaataaatataaaccccATGCAAAATGGGACGACGCAAGAAGATGGACGAGGAATAAAAACAGAGTCTGAACGGATGACAGAAAGTTGAGAAACCTTGATATCCCAACAATGGGACGTAGAAGATGATAAAGATAAGGAGGCGCATAAGAAcgtccatcaaaataaaaatggcaagcaTATTGTTTTTTAAGGCGGATGTTTATCGCAAGGGTATATTTGCCTTGTGGATAAAAGAGTTGATGGGATTCctcaagaagaaggaaaataaaagggcaaAACAAGTGAGTGATGTTTGGAGCTTTGGTGACGCacggtcttatttttttttttataacttgatcATTTCATTCCTGCCAACATATAGTTAGATGAATGtataaagcatacacacacacacacacacacacacacgtacacacagacgcacacacatacacacacacacacacacacaggaggctgctccagagaaataaaaaaaacacacatacagaaattACTGCCACATTTATACTTCAGCTCCTGACTCGCAGATGGACCGGCTGTACGGAACACTTCCACTTCATTGAACAATTCATTCAGTTATGCAGAAGGCTCGCTGGCAGTATATTGAACCTTCTACACACTGATCCATTCACTCATCTATTTATCTGTTATCTGTCCGTCCaattacctatctatctatttgtctgtctattcATCAATCAAATTCTCaatatatctgtctctctctctctctctctctctctctctctctctctctatatatatagatatatatatatatatatatatatatatatatatatatatatatatatatatatatatatatatacatataggctacatacacacacacactcacacatatatatatatatatatatatatatatatatatatatattatatatatatatatatatatatatataatattgtacacacacacatacatataggcatctgtctatctatctattccgGTTATTCCGAACTGACGTAAGCGGTTATAAACATCGACGGTACACAACATTTATTCGCGATGTTCTGGAACAAATAAATCTTCGGGTAAAGATCATTCTGAAAGTCATCAGAATTGATTGCACAGCGCTTCGGATGAATGAGGAATGAGTGTAGCTGAATTATGCTGTGACCTGAATATTTCAACGTTGGAAGGTGACTTCGTACACCTGtgtattaagattaaaaaaattatagctgtGCGAGTGAAATTTAAAGATTACTCATGTTAATTACATTGAATTGTACCGTTAGTGCTGCTGAGTTAATGACAGGGTTAATTCACCTGtcttcttatctatctatctatctatctatctatatatatatatatatatatatatatatatatatatatatatatatatatatatatatatatatatatatatctagagataggtactagtcttagaattctctttactttttattttttatttaacttttttaccttcttttaatataGATTCTTTagcgttttgttaattttaacttttgtaattgtcatttcaccgagtctgtttttaatttgtaaattttgtatattttacagccatgatgatgagacttaaagtctcgaaaatttggccaataaacttgTGATGcttcgatggctgttttccatccttttcctcctacatatctatatctatctatctatctatatatatatatatatatatatatatatatatatatatatatatatatatatattagctgaaagtTACTGGGAAATAGAAATGAAACGATAGAGTTAATccactttcgtgtattttaacacatcgtTAAAacacacgaaagtacttggtactctgtcgtttcattttgaactttcccagtggcttcagctaataaacaaaatcacgcgcttacttttgtgatttcttaatatatatatgtgtatatatatacatacttacatacatatacacacaccacacacacatatgcatatatatacagtatatatagcagcaagcatattcatatatattcaagatgtaaatttagacataaaagtttatgtaacattATATGCAAGCAGCCATTTAGATATTTTGCATATAAACCTATACCATCCCTCTTCCGCACAGAATCACCTGAAGTTCATGAGGAGACGCAATAGacgaaaaacaacaacataaaaaaaaaattatcccacGCTTACGACTGCCTTTATGAAATAGGAAACCACACTGCGCATTAATGGCTTCATGTTCTCCTCGCCTCTCCCGCTCTTCTCTGGCCATTAGGGCCAAGGTTCATTGTTTAAATTCTTCTCCGACTAATGATCCGCCTACCCGTCTTTCCCTCTGGCACTTACATGAAGCGTTTACTACAAGACGTCACTTCCAACCTTGCTTTTAAGAGATGGtttgatgaattttgttttttgaactgaGAATTATGACGATCTCTATCACCGTTGTGCCGTTTGTGTGACCGTTAAGCCCGGTGAAAAATAGAGTGTCGTTCCCGTAgagtttttcaaatatataatcttttataagGAAATGAGAGACCCGTTTTGGGATCAGTTCATCATTGCCTTACAGCTAATAAAATTATCAATAGCCCAAAGCCGCTTGTCCTGAAAGTCTTGTCGGTTTTCACTACTTTTTAACATCAGTTGCAACAGTAGTAGTGTGCATTATATTCATGCTTTCATCAATATGCGGttaaaaaaatagattgaaaaaGTAAAGGGATAActgaatgtatatttgtaataacttGATTGCCAATGCATAATCAGAagctaaaaattatgaaaatataagtgaatgcacaaaaaaagtaaataagtaaaagaaagaagactgatTGTCCtaatctacgaaaaaaaaaagaagtttagaTTCAGTACCATGGAAGGCAATTCCCAGAGACTATGACACAGCCCAGGTTTTTATAACATTGTTGGTTATGTTTAAAACTAAGCCAGATATTTACTGTCacggagtttttttttcctgaagctacctgtaattaaaaatattggGTATATAGTTGCTACCTGTCGTAACGGAACTGCAATAATATCTTTGGTTGAGTCTAAAAAAAAGAGAGCGTTTTATGCCTCTGTGACTGTTTCCTATTTTTATCCAACTATCAGTTGATTTAAAGCTTTCTAAAGAACCCTGAGAATTTTCCATTATAAAGTTTAGGATATGAACCTCTCAAACCCAGAAACCCCTTCGGACTTCCAAAGACCTTTCATAATCAACGAAGCTACATCGTACAAATCAATAAGCCTTGGATACCTCCAAGGTCTACTTTAATTCATAATCTCCTGGGAACGCCCTAAAGTACTCGTAGCTATCCCAGGTTGACAAGAGCAACCTAATCACTAGGAATCATCTTGAATACGAGAATCCTTTCCTTTCCAAAAAGGGACGATGAGCAGCTAAGAAAGCCATTAACGATGAGGATCACGTACAGGGCTCTCCCAGCTGTCAAAATCCTTCGACAGGTACACCGCGGCCGACCTTGCGAGCGGAAGAAAGTCCAAATGGTATATGCTTGACGCTGACACATCTTAATCGGTGATGACACTTgcgtttttatttgctttttgatCTTgcgttatattcatttttactttcggttttattttcctctgataTACGAGGCTTcaatggaaaattattaaaacaacgtTTGTTCAgaacaactttattttttcttctgtcgaATTTTTAGACACTTTCTCAGTAAATACAGAGGCAATTTAGATTTTTAGTACATCGGTTCATCATAAAGGTCTACCGTATAAGACTTTCGTACAATATAACATTGCTGATTTTCTTTGTTGGTGGAAATCAAAATTGTCCAAATAAGTTTAGTGAGTGAGACAGTAATGGTCactctattattattaacagaaaaagaaatgagacagGGAGAGAATTCTTGTGAACATGTTaaagtcctaaaaaaaaaaaaaaaaaaaaaaaaaaatccaaaattatcgAGATCACCATAATAGTCTTTCCGAAACAAGGCCATCACAACttaatttgaaagagagagagagagagagagagagagagagagagagagagagagagagagagagagagagaaggttttagGGTCCGAGAGGTCTGACCAGTGCAGGACGATACAATACGAACGGAACCCGATTGATAGTGAAAAAGGCCTTCTCAGAATTACTGCTATCATTCCAGGAGGAcgcaaaggaaggaaggaaagagccCTTATTCATAGACTACTCCTCGGGCCCTCTCTTCCTCGGCGTAGCGGATCTGCTGAATGGCGTGGGGAGGAAGCGGTGGGGGCGTGGGGATGACATTTCCTCTAGGGTGGAAGCCGTTCTCGTCGGCTACGTAGGTGATTTCGGCCACGTTTCCGTCGGGGAGAACATATCTGTTGGACAAAATGGGACCTATATATCAATCAGAAGGACGAGGATATAACAGAAAGAATAATCCATCTTTAGCCTTTATGAAAAGCTGTAGGTTATCTTTCACAAACGTGATAGCAAGGCTCCTCAGTTTTGGAGAAATAAGATTACATATGAAAGAGAACTCTTTAAAGTAATGTACGAATGCTTCAAAATAGTCCTTAGATCCGCGGTAATAGCACTGGCTAGTGAAAAGCAAACAGCTCGCATTTCCAGCGAAACTACTTGATTTTTCATATCCAGTTAATGATTTTGATAAGGACAGAAAATTTATGCATGGATTTAAATCACGTATCATGCGAAAAATAAGCACACACTGTGAGTTAGGCCCATATGACTAGTAATTTTCTTCAACACCTTAAGATCTATAGGCTACGTATAGGAAGCCATCACTCTACCTGTATGATCCCCGCATGATGACAGCCCCATCCTGCCCAGGGGTCCCTTCAGCCTGCACCGCGGTGCCATCGCTGAGTTCGTAAGCGTACCTAAAGTTTCCGTTGCCCTGGTCGACACGTTCGTCTCTCAAGATGGTGGTAGGCCTACCGCCTTGGGGTCTAAAGATTTGGGGTCCTGGGGCAGCCATAGCCAGGGCGACAAGGGAGACGACGACAGTCTGTTTCAAGATGAATCACATAGGAAAAGGTAAGTTATGATCAGTCTGTCTAACAATTATTGTAAACGAAGGTGTACATCTTGTGAATGGCGAGTGCTAAAGTTACCTAAcaagacctaacctaacctaacctaacatccTCAACTGTGACTATTACATAATTTTCCAACATCCTGAGATGATGTCAAAATCAGCCATATCACTGGCTGTATGTGTAGCGTCAGCATACAAGTGTATGGACAGCACTGTGTATGAGTGGAATGACAATGCTCATTTAATTCGTTTTTTTATGTCTAGGCCTAtcgtttcttgtttctttttctttcagaaataaaCTTAGATCTTATGCAAAAACAGAAATTCCCAACAGACACAATAACTAAAAACATATCGTATTTGGATCTGATTGGctgattttttattcaaagttatctggcgttacaactcCCAAGGTCACAGATACGGAAAACATCTCTTGTCATTTATCCGCATGAGACGCAATTCATGATATATTGttgaattttcatcattttcgtGTTGTAAGCCACATCATGATGATATGACGGATACCACCTGCGTAATTAGGTATCTCCCTCGTCACAAATGGGCGCTTCATTTGTCAAATCTCCATCGCATGTGACTGGGCGCTAAGACTAATGCTgagtttgcgtgtgtgtttgcaaTGGTTTAAGAACTTTGTGCGTTcgtatgtgaataaaaaaaatacattgagcCAAACGTACTTGTTACATGGAAGCGTAAGTCATGAGTTTCCATGAAGTACTACTCAACGTTTTGTCTCGGCTGGTTGGCTAAGTCCAGCGATACTCACCCAGCGTCTCATTTCCGTGAACATCTTGCCACATTTAAGCCACCTTTAGGCAAGAGCCTGTGCAGGCATAAGCCCGTCTTAAAGTCAATCATCCAAACACCACACTTGCTTAAGATCTTGCTGCCCAGTCCATTGTTTAATAgtttgatatatttcatttagtAGTAATGATAACATTCATCATAATGTTGATAACATGACTAAATTTTGGTTGTCACTCAGTGATAAAGTTCAtctaattaaaacattttacttcTGGCGAAATTGATCTTAAGATTGTATGGAaacctttttctttctgttcttgaATGCTTAGGTGTCTATTTATGTTGCCCTCACTTTAACAGGCTCCATAACTGCTACTGCTAACATAGTCACCTGTTCTAGACGCATGCACAGTCATTTTTCCGTTTTAGTTGTATTTCCGCAACTGGTTATTTGTATATGCGCTTATTTGTTAGATTAACTGTTTCTTTATCAGGtatttttgtctgcacttttatA
This Macrobrachium rosenbergii isolate ZJJX-2024 chromosome 42, ASM4041242v1, whole genome shotgun sequence DNA region includes the following protein-coding sequences:
- the LOC136828080 gene encoding cuticle protein AM1199-like, with amino-acid sequence MKLIIFACLAAVALAAPQFLEADTSASIEKDERFDLGDGNFRYAFELSDGTVVEASGTPGEEGGVNIEGSYRYVHPDGDVVEITYVADERGFRPVGDVIPTPHPLPAHAIEQIRFAEERRALGETFE
- the LOC136827631 gene encoding cuticle protein AMP1A-like; its protein translation is MSLRVYKRFLGLACYISVLESPLRFASSYNMKLTVVVSLVALAMAAPGPQIFRPQGGRPTTILRDERVDQGNGNFRYAYELSDGTAVQAEGTPGQDGAVIMRGSYRYVLPDGNVAEITYVADENGFHPRGNVIPTPPPLPPHAIQQIRYAEEERARGVVYE